A stretch of the Lactuca sativa cultivar Salinas chromosome 9, Lsat_Salinas_v11, whole genome shotgun sequence genome encodes the following:
- the LOC111905662 gene encoding uncharacterized protein LOC111905662 yields MALLNYSRVFSKTLNSKAVSRTLTPSFARLQIRSMATSEIKKIQIQRDDTTFDAYVVGKEDAPGIVVLQEWWGVDFEIKNHALKISKLDPGYKTLIPDLYRGKVGLDAAEAQHLMEGLDWQGAVKDIQASVNWLKANGSKKVGVTGYCMGGALAIASSVLVPEVDAAVAFYGVPPNELADPTNIKVPVQAHFGELDNIVGFSDVQTAKALEEKLKASGKPYEVYIYPGVTHAFMNTSPEGVERRKNLGMIDQTEADPADVAWSRFQTWMNRYLSA; encoded by the exons ATGGCACTGCTCAATTATTCCCGAGTCTTCTCAAAAACCCTTAACTCAAAAGCTGTAAGCAGAACTCTCACTCCCTCATTTGCTCGCCTTCAGATTCGATCCATGGCTACTTCCGAGATCAAGAAGATTCAGATTCAAAGAGACGACACC ACATTTGATGCATATGTGGTTGGAAAAGAAGACGCACCTGGAATCGTTGTTCTTCAGGAATGGTGGGGAGTTGATTTTGAAATCAAGAACCACGCcctcaaaatttccaaacttgaccCTGGATACAAAACACTTATACCCGA TTTATACCGAGGAAAAGTTGGTCTTGATGCTGCAGAAGCACAACATTTAATGGAAGGTCTTGATTGGCAAGGTGCTGTAAAGGACATTCAAGCTTCAGTTAACTGGCTTAAGGCCAATGGCTCAAAGAAG GTTGGTGTGACTGGATATTGTATGGGTGGTGCTCTTGCTATTGCAAGTTCTGTTTTAGTCCCTGAGGTTGATGCTGCTGTTGCATTTTATGGAGTTCCTCCTAATGAACTTGCAGATCCTACCAACATTAAAGTACCTGTACAAGCTCATTTTGGAGAACTTGACAACATTGTTGGATTTTCGGATGTTCAG ACTGCTAAAGCTTTGGAGGAAAAACTGAAGGCATCTGGAAAGCCATATGAGGTATATATTTATCCTGGAGTAACACATGCATTTATGAACACTTCTCCTGAAGGTGTGGAAAGGAGAAAGAATTTGGGAATGATAGATCAAACTGAAGCTGATCCTGCTGACGTGGCGTGGTCTCGTTTCCAAACTTGGATGAATCGTTATCTATCAGCTTGA